From the Candidatus Micrarchaeia archaeon genome, one window contains:
- a CDS encoding HD domain-containing protein → MKKKIIDIVKEEHTKEDFNYHILLVVKNALFLGKKLNADLEVLEIAAYLHDIGRAEYWKGFDFVKEHNIVGYEKSRKILKQFDYSEEFIEKVSNCILSHTRSKGYEPKTLEEEIIVCADAMAHFDSFLNLFNIFLKETDSFEEAIKILDKKIDRDWNIKITFKEAKEASRKNYEAVSLLIKNAKDQIK, encoded by the coding sequence ATGAAGAAAAAAATAATAGATATTGTAAAAGAAGAACACACAAAAGAAGATTTTAATTATCACATTTTACTTGTTGTTAAAAATGCCCTGTTTCTTGGAAAAAAATTAAATGCAGATTTAGAGGTACTTGAGATTGCTGCTTATCTTCATGATATTGGAAGAGCCGAGTATTGGAAAGGTTTTGATTTTGTAAAAGAACATAATATTGTAGGTTATGAAAAAAGTAGAAAAATATTAAAGCAATTTGATTATTCTGAAGAGTTTATAGAAAAAGTATCTAATTGTATTTTATCTCATACAAGATCTAAAGGATATGAACCAAAAACATTAGAAGAAGAGATTATTGTTTGTGCTGATGCTATGGCACATTTTGATAGTTTTTTGAATTTATTTAATATATTTCTAAAAGAAACAGACTCTTTTGAAGAGGCGATTAAAATATTAGATAAAAAAATAGATAGAGATTGGAATATTAAAATAACTTTTAAAGAAGCTAAAGAGGCATCAAGGAAAAATTATGAAGCAGTTAGCCTACTTATTAAGAATGCTAAAGATCAAATTAAATAA